From a single Paenibacillus sp. FSL R5-0345 genomic region:
- the ribD gene encoding bifunctional diaminohydroxyphosphoribosylaminopyrimidine deaminase/5-amino-6-(5-phosphoribosylamino)uracil reductase RibD, with the protein MDNMNDEFYMSLALHMAERAQGQTGINPVVGCVVVKNGAMIGLGTHLQRGTGHAEVHALNMAAGQAKGSTAYVTLEPCSHYGKTPPCSQRLIDEGVARVVVACEDPNPQVAGRGVQMLREHGIEVEVGLLRDRALRLNERFIKYILTKQPFVTLKSASTLDGNLATKSGDSKWISNGEAREIVHTLRHRHQGIMVGVNTVIADNPSLTTRTEVPGINPVRIVIDSGLRTPLDSAVVSDGLAPTIIVTTEAADADKKAALLEAGVQIVISGAGPRVDLKAAMVTLGEMEIGSILLEGGGTLNGAMLESGLVDRVILFFAPKIVGGGANAKGTFVFPGVELMKDAISLEGLEVKVLGDNVCISGTPVR; encoded by the coding sequence ATGGACAACATGAATGACGAGTTTTATATGTCGCTGGCGCTGCATATGGCAGAACGGGCCCAAGGGCAGACGGGAATTAACCCGGTTGTTGGCTGCGTTGTTGTAAAGAATGGAGCTATGATTGGGCTTGGAACTCATTTGCAGCGCGGAACAGGTCATGCTGAGGTGCATGCCTTGAATATGGCGGCAGGTCAAGCTAAGGGTAGCACTGCCTATGTCACACTGGAACCGTGCAGTCACTATGGCAAGACTCCGCCTTGCAGCCAAAGGCTAATCGATGAGGGCGTAGCCAGAGTGGTAGTCGCTTGTGAAGACCCTAACCCTCAAGTGGCAGGCCGCGGGGTTCAAATGCTGCGCGAGCATGGCATTGAAGTAGAAGTAGGGTTGCTGCGTGATCGTGCGCTGCGGCTGAATGAGCGGTTCATCAAGTATATTTTGACCAAACAGCCGTTTGTGACGCTCAAGAGTGCCAGTACGTTGGATGGCAACCTGGCTACCAAATCAGGTGATAGTAAGTGGATTTCGAACGGAGAAGCGCGGGAGATTGTACATACACTGCGGCATCGGCATCAGGGGATCATGGTCGGTGTGAACACAGTGATTGCAGATAATCCTTCACTGACGACAAGAACGGAAGTGCCTGGGATTAACCCGGTGCGGATCGTGATTGATTCTGGACTACGTACTCCATTGGATTCAGCAGTAGTAAGTGACGGTCTAGCGCCTACTATCATCGTGACAACAGAAGCTGCAGATGCTGACAAGAAAGCTGCTCTGCTTGAGGCAGGGGTACAAATCGTTATTAGCGGTGCAGGACCACGGGTGGATTTGAAGGCTGCTATGGTAACGCTCGGCGAGATGGAAATTGGATCAATTTTACTTGAAGGCGGAGGTACGCTAAACGGTGCGATGCTTGAGAGTGGGTTGGTTGATCGAGTGATCCTCTTTTTTGCTCCAAAGATTGTCGGCGGTGGTGCTAATGCGAAAGGGACCTTCGTATTTCCAGGTGTAGAGCTGATGAAGGATGCGATTTCTCTGGAGGGATTGGAAGTAAAAGTGCTCGGAGATAATGTATGTATCAGCGGTACTCCGGTACGCTAA
- a CDS encoding riboflavin synthase, which yields MFTGLVEEVGTLRSVSTGGEMMVLNIAASVIMDDLKIGDSVSVNGVCLTATTLGENYFTVDVMPQTYRNSNLKELRPGSRMNLERAMAAGGRFGGHIVQGHVDGTGVIKSVKRDQNAVVYEIAPDRKSLFKYIIPKGSITIDGISLTVVKTTASSLTVSIIPHTLGETVLTYKRAGDSVNIECDVLGKYVDHLLHYGSTGQDEESDSSSGISHDFLAANGFA from the coding sequence ATGTTCACTGGATTAGTCGAAGAAGTTGGCACTTTGAGAAGTGTCTCCACCGGTGGAGAAATGATGGTGCTGAACATTGCCGCTTCGGTCATCATGGATGATCTGAAGATTGGTGACAGTGTATCGGTTAATGGCGTCTGTCTTACAGCGACAACTTTAGGCGAGAACTATTTTACAGTGGATGTCATGCCTCAGACCTATCGAAACAGTAACCTGAAGGAGCTGCGTCCTGGCAGTCGGATGAATCTGGAACGAGCAATGGCAGCCGGAGGCCGATTTGGAGGGCATATTGTTCAGGGTCATGTGGACGGCACAGGTGTTATCAAAAGTGTGAAGCGTGATCAAAACGCAGTAGTATATGAGATCGCGCCAGATCGCAAATCACTGTTCAAATACATCATTCCTAAAGGGTCGATCACGATCGATGGCATTAGCTTAACTGTAGTAAAGACGACGGCTTCATCGCTGACTGTATCCATTATTCCGCATACGTTAGGGGAAACTGTGTTAACTTACAAGCGGGCAGGAGACAGTGTAAATATAGAGTGTGATGTCCTTGGTAAATATGTCGATCATCTTCTGCATTATGGCTCGACTGGACAGGATGAAGAAAGTGACAGCAGCTCTGGGATTAGCCATGATTTCTTGGCTGCGAACGGATTTGCTTAA
- the mscL gene encoding large-conductance mechanosensitive channel protein MscL, with translation MWKEFKAFALKGNVLDLAVAVVIGAAFGKIVTSLVSDIITPIIGLITGGIDLKDRALNVMVMENKLSIPYGLFLQAVVDFFIISFSIFMVIKLANKFQRKEAVKVEVVETPAPAEDIVLLTEIRDLLKQQERGL, from the coding sequence ATGTGGAAAGAGTTTAAAGCTTTTGCCCTGAAAGGAAATGTGTTAGATTTAGCGGTTGCTGTAGTAATCGGAGCAGCTTTTGGTAAAATTGTGACTTCATTAGTGTCAGACATTATAACGCCGATCATTGGCTTAATAACAGGTGGTATAGATCTCAAGGATCGGGCTCTGAATGTTATGGTGATGGAGAATAAATTATCTATCCCGTACGGTCTATTTTTACAGGCAGTGGTTGATTTCTTTATTATTTCCTTCTCAATCTTTATGGTGATCAAGCTAGCAAACAAATTTCAACGTAAAGAAGCGGTTAAAGTCGAAGTAGTGGAGACTCCTGCACCTGCCGAGGATATCGTACTGTTGACTGAAATTCGTGATTTGTTGAAACAACAAGAACGTGGTTTGTAA
- the ribH gene encoding 6,7-dimethyl-8-ribityllumazine synthase: protein MPKYLEGHLVSEGLKYGVVVGRFNEFITSKLLSGALDAFKRHGVGDDEVDVAWVPGVFEIPLIAQKMAESGKYDAVITLGTVIRGSTTHYDYVCNEVAKGVAAINLKTGVPTIFGVVTTENIEQAIERSGTKAGNKGWDAATAAIEMANLNKLFK from the coding sequence ATGCCGAAATATTTAGAAGGACATTTAGTTTCTGAGGGGTTAAAATACGGAGTCGTAGTAGGACGTTTTAATGAATTTATTACCAGTAAGCTTTTATCCGGTGCACTAGATGCATTTAAACGCCACGGTGTTGGTGATGATGAGGTAGATGTGGCTTGGGTTCCAGGTGTGTTTGAAATTCCGTTGATTGCTCAAAAAATGGCGGAAAGCGGTAAGTACGACGCTGTAATCACTTTAGGAACCGTTATCCGCGGTTCTACAACGCACTATGATTATGTATGTAATGAAGTCGCTAAAGGCGTAGCCGCGATTAATCTTAAAACCGGCGTGCCGACGATTTTCGGGGTAGTTACTACTGAAAACATTGAACAAGCCATTGAGCGTTCAGGAACTAAAGCAGGGAATAAAGGCTGGGATGCTGCGACTGCTGCGATTGAAATGGCGAATCTTAACAAACTGTTTAAGTAA
- a CDS encoding bifunctional 3,4-dihydroxy-2-butanone-4-phosphate synthase/GTP cyclohydrolase II: MSEQSKKESVLDPIEEAIYDLMRGKVIIVVDDEDRENEGDFIALAERATPEVINFMITEGRGLVCMPITAERAEELELQAMVSHNTDNHGTAFTVSVDHIDTTTGISAGERSLTVKAMIDPKAKPSDFRRPGHMFPLIAKKGGVLRRSGHTEAAVDLARMCGAYSASVICEIIKEDGSMARLPDLVEIAKKHDLKLISIKDLIHYRNEKEQLVNREVSVRLPTDFGEFQTIAYTNEVDDKEHVALVKGDISGDEPVLVRVHSECLTGDVFHSHRCDCGPQFEAALRQIEAAGRGVLLYMRQEGRGIGLINKLKAYKLQEEGLDTVDANLKLGFPADLRDYGIGAQILKDLGISQIRLLTNNPRKIKGLEGYGLEVVERVPIQMPENKDNTNYLHTKQAKLGHLLSFDDIEQNEDSKV, from the coding sequence ATGAGCGAACAATCGAAGAAGGAAAGTGTCTTGGACCCGATTGAAGAAGCTATTTATGATTTAATGCGCGGCAAAGTCATCATCGTAGTGGATGATGAAGATCGTGAGAATGAAGGGGATTTTATAGCTCTTGCTGAACGGGCGACACCAGAAGTCATCAATTTTATGATCACTGAGGGACGTGGTTTGGTCTGCATGCCAATTACCGCAGAACGTGCGGAAGAACTTGAACTGCAGGCCATGGTCAGCCACAATACAGATAATCATGGCACAGCGTTTACCGTATCCGTAGACCATATCGATACAACTACTGGTATTTCTGCTGGGGAAAGATCCTTGACTGTAAAGGCCATGATTGACCCTAAAGCGAAGCCGTCTGATTTCCGTAGACCTGGCCATATGTTCCCGCTGATTGCGAAAAAAGGCGGAGTTTTGCGACGTTCCGGACATACAGAGGCTGCTGTTGATTTAGCCCGTATGTGTGGTGCATATTCAGCCAGTGTGATTTGTGAAATCATCAAGGAAGATGGCTCGATGGCTCGGTTGCCTGATCTAGTTGAGATTGCTAAGAAGCATGATCTTAAATTAATCAGCATCAAAGATCTCATTCACTATCGGAATGAGAAGGAACAGCTCGTCAATCGCGAGGTGTCGGTGCGTCTGCCTACCGATTTCGGTGAGTTTCAGACCATTGCTTATACAAATGAAGTGGATGATAAAGAACATGTAGCATTGGTGAAGGGCGATATTTCAGGGGATGAGCCAGTGTTAGTACGTGTACATTCCGAATGCTTGACGGGGGATGTATTTCACTCCCATCGCTGCGATTGCGGTCCGCAATTTGAAGCAGCGCTTCGGCAGATCGAAGCTGCCGGTAGAGGGGTATTGCTCTATATGCGCCAAGAAGGTAGAGGTATTGGTCTTATTAATAAGCTTAAAGCCTACAAGCTGCAAGAAGAAGGACTAGATACCGTAGATGCGAATCTTAAGCTTGGTTTTCCAGCAGATTTACGTGATTACGGGATTGGAGCACAAATTCTGAAGGATCTAGGTATAAGTCAAATTCGTCTCTTAACGAACAATCCTCGAAAGATCAAAGGATTGGAAGGCTATGGATTGGAAGTTGTTGAACGCGTGCCAATACAAATGCCGGAGAATAAAGATAATACTAATTATCTCCATACGAAGCAGGCGAAGCTTGGACACTTGTTGTCTTTTGACGACATTGAACAAAATGAGGATTCGAAAGTATAA
- a CDS encoding segregation and condensation protein A, whose amino-acid sequence MTVLYKLETFEGPLDLLLHLIDKAEIDIQDIPVAEITEQYMEYLRSMQELELDITSEFLVMAATLLSIKSKLLLPKPPVIEIDDFEYYEEDEFDPRAELVQRLIEYRKFKSIAVHLMDMESERSLIFTKEPEDLGPFVPEEIDHTLKGLHTSDLIAAFRKALSKAARRSSYQRITRDEISVKDRIRDVSDALQRRGKGGRLHFSALLHDEMARHEIVVTFLAILELMKMKAIFCYQEKLFEDIVMEWRGGEHFNGLQNAEIDY is encoded by the coding sequence GTGACTGTATTGTACAAGCTGGAAACGTTTGAAGGTCCGCTGGATCTGCTTTTGCATTTAATTGATAAGGCGGAAATCGACATCCAGGACATTCCGGTCGCCGAGATCACCGAACAGTATATGGAATACCTGCGAAGTATGCAGGAGCTTGAACTGGATATTACGAGTGAATTTCTCGTGATGGCTGCAACCCTATTATCTATAAAGAGCAAGCTATTGCTGCCCAAACCACCGGTCATTGAGATCGATGATTTTGAATATTACGAGGAAGATGAATTTGATCCACGAGCTGAGCTCGTTCAGCGACTGATTGAGTATCGTAAATTCAAGAGTATTGCTGTTCATTTAATGGATATGGAGAGCGAGCGGAGCTTGATTTTTACGAAGGAACCGGAGGATCTGGGTCCATTCGTGCCTGAAGAGATCGACCATACGCTAAAAGGACTACATACTTCCGACCTTATAGCTGCTTTCCGTAAAGCACTAAGTAAGGCGGCAAGAAGGTCTTCTTACCAGCGGATCACCCGGGACGAAATATCGGTAAAAGATCGTATACGTGATGTATCGGATGCGCTGCAGCGCAGAGGAAAGGGCGGAAGGCTCCATTTCTCAGCACTGCTTCACGATGAAATGGCGCGACACGAAATCGTAGTTACTTTTCTTGCGATTCTGGAACTAATGAAAATGAAGGCGATTTTTTGCTACCAAGAGAAATTGTTTGAAGACATCGTAATGGAGTGGAGAGGAGGAGAACACTTCAATGGATTACAAAACGCTGAAATCGATTATTGA